A single Acidobacteriota bacterium DNA region contains:
- the gcvT gene encoding glycine cleavage system aminomethyltransferase GcvT, whose product MLKRTPLYESHVTLGARMVEFAGWDMPVQYTGHVQEHLAVREAAGLFDVSHMGEIEIRGADALSLVQRVTTNDASKLEDNQVQYSTMTNEEGGVLDDLLVYRINADYFLLIVNAGGADSDYEWIKKHVGALSTEVHNTSDAFSLLALQGPRAEPILQGLTDHMLDRVPYYWSQRVFVDRVDCRVSRTGYTGEDGFEILCDTRDARHVWNRLLVTGLDQGLLPCGLAARNTLRLEAAYRLYGHDMDQTTTPLEAGLGWVVKLAKGDFIGRDALMRQKEDGLKRRLVGFEVLDRAPARDAYPVLIGEKQVGVVTSGSPAPYLKKNIGFTYFPTEHAAVGTEFFVVVRGRNVPARVVETPFYRREKTFD is encoded by the coding sequence ATGCTGAAGCGCACACCGCTCTATGAATCCCACGTTACACTTGGCGCTCGAATGGTTGAATTCGCCGGCTGGGACATGCCGGTTCAGTACACAGGACACGTCCAGGAACACTTGGCTGTCCGCGAGGCGGCCGGCCTTTTTGATGTTTCACACATGGGCGAGATCGAGATAAGAGGCGCGGATGCGCTATCTCTCGTTCAGCGTGTCACAACCAACGATGCGTCCAAACTCGAGGACAACCAGGTCCAGTATTCCACGATGACTAACGAAGAAGGCGGCGTGCTTGACGACCTGCTGGTCTACCGAATAAACGCGGACTATTTTCTGCTGATCGTCAACGCAGGAGGCGCCGATTCGGATTACGAATGGATCAAGAAGCACGTTGGCGCTTTGAGCACGGAAGTGCACAACACGAGCGATGCGTTTTCGCTCCTGGCGCTGCAAGGCCCGCGCGCCGAGCCCATCTTACAAGGACTGACCGATCACATGCTTGATCGCGTACCGTATTACTGGTCGCAGCGCGTTTTTGTGGATAGAGTTGATTGTCGCGTGTCGCGCACCGGTTACACCGGAGAGGACGGGTTCGAGATACTCTGCGACACACGCGACGCGCGCCACGTTTGGAATCGGCTGCTGGTAACCGGTCTCGATCAGGGACTCCTCCCTTGTGGTCTCGCAGCGCGTAACACTTTGAGGCTCGAGGCAGCGTACAGGCTTTACGGCCACGACATGGATCAGACAACAACGCCGCTTGAAGCCGGGCTGGGTTGGGTGGTGAAACTCGCAAAGGGGGATTTCATCGGACGCGACGCGCTTATGCGGCAGAAGGAAGACGGCTTGAAACGGAGGCTTGTTGGCTTCGAGGTACTGGACCGCGCGCCGGCTCGCGACGCCTATCCGGTCTTGATCGGCGAAAAACAGGTTGGGGTCGTCACATCGGGAAGCCCCGCGCCGTACTTAAAGAAGAACATCGGATTCACCTACTTCCCGACCGAGCATGCGGCGGTTGGCACAGAGTTCTTTGTCGTCGTCCGGGGACGTAACGTTCCCGCCCGCGTAGTCGAGACGCCTTTCTATAGGCGCGAGAAAACATTCGATTGA
- the gcvH gene encoding glycine cleavage system protein GcvH — protein sequence MSNTPEDLSYTKDHEWVRVKGSQAAVGITDHAQQQLGDVVYVELPKVGDKFEASEPFGTVESVKAVSEVYMPVSGTVAEVNESLNDSPELVNEDPYGDGWMIGIKIDNLAQIDALLTSIEYEDYIKEEAAE from the coding sequence ATGTCAAATACACCGGAGGACCTCAGCTACACCAAAGACCACGAGTGGGTCCGCGTCAAAGGAAGCCAGGCGGCCGTCGGTATCACCGACCATGCTCAACAGCAACTCGGGGACGTCGTGTACGTAGAGCTGCCGAAGGTCGGCGACAAGTTCGAGGCATCTGAGCCCTTTGGCACCGTGGAAAGCGTCAAGGCAGTCAGCGAGGTTTACATGCCAGTCAGCGGCACGGTCGCCGAAGTCAATGAGAGCCTCAACGATTCGCCCGAACTAGTCAACGAAGACCCCTACGGCGACGGCTGGATGATCGGCATCAAGATTGACAACCTCGCTCAGATCGATGCCCTTTTGACCTCCATCGAGTACGAAGACTACATCAAGGAAGAGGCGGCGGAGTAA
- the gcvPA gene encoding aminomethyl-transferring glycine dehydrogenase subunit GcvPA — protein sequence MRYIPNSTGERRSMLADIGLERIEDLFDQIPEQLKLKEPIGVGDPISEPDLLEYFRDLASKNGIDHQSFLGAGAYSHFIPVIIDSLISRAEFFTAYTPYQPELSQGTLQYTFEFQTMICQLTGMEVANASLYDGSTAVAEAVLMANRVTRRSKFVIADTVHPQYREVVSAYTKHLGLKIEEAEHGESGTLDPGSLGIDNETAAVVVQSPNFFGCIEDLAAIADAAHNAGALLIVAITEPMSLGILKPPGALGADIVAGETQSFGIPLSFGGPYCGMFATLDKHVRQMPGRLVGEAYDSQGRRGYVLTLSTREQHIRREKATSNICTNQGLFALMATVYLSTMGKHGVQEVARQNLHKAHYAASEISKLDGFEMKFSSPFFNEFVVRTPQPASRVMKRLLDKKIIGGIALEGHYSAMTDSALVCVTETSKKEAIDRLVGALSEI from the coding sequence ATGAGATATATTCCGAACTCGACCGGCGAGCGCCGCTCGATGTTGGCGGACATCGGATTGGAGCGCATCGAAGACCTCTTCGATCAAATCCCGGAACAGCTAAAGCTCAAAGAACCGATCGGTGTCGGCGACCCGATCAGTGAGCCTGATCTGTTGGAATACTTTCGAGATCTGGCCTCGAAGAACGGGATCGACCACCAGTCGTTTCTCGGCGCGGGGGCATACTCGCATTTCATACCGGTCATCATCGACTCGTTGATCTCCCGCGCTGAGTTCTTCACTGCATACACGCCTTATCAACCGGAGCTCAGTCAGGGGACGTTGCAATACACGTTCGAGTTCCAGACGATGATCTGCCAGCTCACCGGAATGGAGGTGGCCAACGCTTCGCTCTACGACGGATCGACGGCTGTGGCGGAAGCCGTGTTGATGGCAAATCGCGTGACCCGCCGCAGCAAATTCGTCATCGCCGATACGGTCCATCCACAGTATCGCGAAGTAGTCTCCGCCTATACGAAACACCTCGGATTGAAAATCGAGGAGGCTGAGCACGGTGAATCGGGCACGCTTGATCCGGGCTCACTCGGAATCGATAATGAAACCGCCGCCGTCGTGGTGCAGTCGCCTAACTTCTTCGGCTGCATCGAAGATCTCGCTGCGATCGCGGATGCTGCGCACAACGCGGGAGCTTTGTTGATCGTTGCGATTACCGAGCCGATGAGTCTGGGCATTTTGAAGCCGCCCGGCGCGCTGGGAGCTGACATCGTCGCCGGCGAGACTCAATCGTTCGGCATACCCTTGAGCTTCGGCGGCCCTTACTGCGGGATGTTCGCCACGCTCGATAAGCACGTGCGCCAGATGCCGGGCCGGTTGGTGGGCGAGGCTTATGACAGCCAGGGGCGGCGCGGGTACGTGCTGACATTGTCGACCCGCGAACAGCATATTCGGCGCGAGAAAGCGACTTCAAACATCTGCACCAATCAAGGACTGTTTGCGCTGATGGCGACGGTTTACCTGTCGACTATGGGAAAGCATGGTGTGCAAGAGGTCGCGCGGCAGAACCTGCACAAGGCGCACTATGCTGCGTCGGAGATCAGCAAGCTCGATGGCTTCGAGATGAAGTTCTCATCTCCGTTCTTCAACGAGTTCGTTGTGCGCACGCCGCAGCCGGCGTCCAGGGTGATGAAGCGGCTGCTCGACAAAAAGATAATCGGCGGGATTGCTCTCGAAGGTCATTATTCCGCGATGACCGACTCGGCGCTGGTGTGCGTGACCGAGACGTCGAAGAAAGAAGCAATCGATAGGCTGGTGGGCGCGCTGTCTGAAATTTGA